A window of Bombina bombina isolate aBomBom1 chromosome 5, aBomBom1.pri, whole genome shotgun sequence genomic DNA:
AAAATTCAGCCttaatttcattttaaactaaatgaatatcgaatagtgcagccaccaaacaTTTGGAGGCAAAGAAAATTTAATctgaaacaaaaatgtattttctgcACATCTCAAGAAATAAGATACATATACAATATGTATACAGATTTATGTACTTACATGTCTATGTGCATAAATAGATACAGGAGTAATATGATTTGTTTGAAAATTATTTCTAATtcagatctaaaaaaaaattaagttcattTTTTCTAAAGTCATAAAACCATAGGCATCCTGAAGTCTACTCTTCTACACCAACTAAAGCATTTGAGTGGGAAGAAACATATCATTCTTACAATTTACCAATTCACTGTAATACAACAATGTAGTAAAGCAGTTGTGTATGTTTAATGTGTAGGAAAAATCATCAATCAGCTAAAAATATCActtagatacaaatatattttattttcatctctTAGAAAAAATCACAAGTGAGTCTCTTACTAACAGCACATTATTGGGAGAATTCTATCTAAAGACATTTAATTTATCCGATAACAACCAACTTGTGGTTTTCATTGGTGTTTTGCTTATGTATTTATTGGCTGTACTTGGAAATGTTACTATTGTCACACTTGTGTCCCTGGTGCCCCAGCTGCACACACCAATGTATTTATTCTTGTGCAGCCTATCAGTccaggacattatatatatatctgctttTTTGCCAAAGCTGTTGGCCATCACTATCACAGGTGACACCAGCATTACGTTCTCAGGCTGCATAACACAGATATTCCTGTTTGGATTCTGCATTGATACAGAATTTTTCCTGCTGACCTCCATGGCTTATGACCGCTATGTAGCCATTTGTGTCCCACTGCATTATCCTCTTATCATAAGTAAAAAGGTGTGTGCTCTGTTCATCACTGTTTCTTGGTTTGGTGGCTTTCTGAATGCATCTGTTTTCTCTTTCATGGTGTCTCATTTAACCTTCTGTAATAAACAACAAATCAACAATTTCTTTTGTGATATAATTATATTCCTGAAGCTCTCTTGTAGTGATATCACATATATTATTAATTTGTTTGTACCAGTGGAAACCACAGTATTGGGTTTCTTTCCATTTACCCTTATAATGATTTCCTATATCTGTATCATATCTACCATCCTAAAGATCCGATCATCATCTGGAAGACTCAAGACGTTCTCCAGCTGTTCCTCCCATCTTACAGTTGTTGTACTGTTTTACGGAACTTGTATTAGCTTGAACGTGAAACCGAAGTCAGAAAATTCCCTGGAAATAGATAAATTGTTCTCCTTGATTTACATTGGTGTGGTTCCCATGGTAAATCCGCTGGTTTATAGCTTGAGAAATAAAGAGGTTTTGGAGTCCATTAAaagaattttaattaaataaatactaaacattATCATGTGCTATTATACAGGTAAGATGACATTTATCTCTATGCTTAAATGTGTTTCTTTTATAATAATTGTAATGCACTTCCTATGTATAATATACATatgcagtacatacatatatatctcatTTAACTGTAATGGCATCTCATATAAA
This region includes:
- the LOC128661538 gene encoding olfactory receptor 1496-like, which translates into the protein MANKQRDRRTKNVIDTSADIQSASINPSYPAESLGTQALEVSISESLAPKFDTLKLEIKQDKKITSESLTNSTLLGEFYLKTFNLSDNNQLVVFIGVLLMYLLAVLGNVTIVTLVSLVPQLHTPMYLFLCSLSVQDIIYISAFLPKLLAITITGDTSITFSGCITQIFLFGFCIDTEFFLLTSMAYDRYVAICVPLHYPLIISKKVCALFITVSWFGGFLNASVFSFMVSHLTFCNKQQINNFFCDIIIFLKLSCSDITYIINLFVPVETTVLGFFPFTLIMISYICIISTILKIRSSSGRLKTFSSCSSHLTVVVLFYGTCISLNVKPKSENSLEIDKLFSLIYIGVVPMVNPLVYSLRNKEVLESIKRILIK